A window from Citrus sinensis cultivar Valencia sweet orange chromosome 3, DVS_A1.0, whole genome shotgun sequence encodes these proteins:
- the LOC102617569 gene encoding uncharacterized protein LOC102617569 codes for MANMDPYAKQKMLKTEENKANPSKFYTHFFYKALIASIFLVILPLFPSQAPEFINQSLFTRSWELLHLVFVGIAVSYGLFSHRNDETEKETNNHTKFDNAQTYVSRFLQVSSVFDDENENSSSSDENKVQTWSNQYYRNEPVVVVAKEHSALDQEHMVSCSSFGGGGEKPLLLPVRSLKSRVSDTDTVEPIKEFKSLSRSSSNSGSRRFSSNSNKRKNRELGGFDQVKLEEQLNENVVLPSPIPWRTRSGRMEMKEDVDSPVPPLNPLPPSVEETDLNGLESRSLRSQMPRSNRPNATSSSPKLSPSPSLSSPKKLSPSPSLSSESQAKSSEDLVRKKSFYRPPPPPPPPPPMMYRSSTMKVSSSLDNDGASFEKNLNRSFTTETKQSVRTMRSTDRETDQTSFKTEQLRRESVNFMPNASFMQFPEQDREEFVDKVVVETDEDSGTEYDGEEDVMGETPFISNIDRSSNNEAAAASISSSVSDGGPDVDKKADEFIAKFREQIRLQRIESIKRSSAQISRNSSR; via the coding sequence ATGGCAAACATGGACCCCTATGCAAAGCAGAAGATGCTAAAAACAGAGGAAAACAAAGCAAACCCAAGTAAGTTTTATACACATTTCTTTTACAAAGCTCTCATAGCTTCAATTTTCTTAGTTATTTTGCCACTTTTCCCTTCACAAGCTCCTGAATTCATCAACCAAAGTTTGTTCACAAGAAGCTGGGAGCTTCTGCACCTTGTCTTTGTTGGTATTGCTGTCTCTTATGGCCTCTTCAGTCATCGAAATGATGAAACTGAAAAGGAAACTAACAATCACACAAAATTCGATAATGCACAAACCTACGTGTCTAGATTTCTTCAAGTTTCATCcgtttttgatgatgaaaatgaaaactcaTCGAGTTCCGATGAAAACAAGGTTCAAACATGGAGCAATCAGTACTATAGAAACGAACCTGTGGTTGTTGTAGCTAAAGAGCACTCTGCTCTTGATCAAGAACATATGGTTAGTTGTTCAAGCTTCGGCGGCGGCGGCGAAAAACCACTCCTGCTGCCCGTCAGGAGCTTAAAATCTCGTGTTTCGGATACAGATACCGTTGAGCCCATCAAAGAATTCAAGTCTCTTAGCAGGTCAAGTTCAAATTCTGGCTCCAGAAGGTTTTCAAGCAACTCCAACAAGAGGAAGAATAGAGAATTGGGAGGTTTTGATCAAGTAAAATTGGAGGAgcaattgaatgaaaatgttgTGCTTCCATCTCCTATTCCATGGCGAACAAGATCGGGAAGAATGGAAATGAAAGAAGACGTTGACAGTCCCGTCCCTCCCCTGAATCCTCTGCCTCCCTCAGTGGAGGAAACTGATCTCAACGGGCTCGAATCACGGTCTTTAAGGTCTCAAATGCCTCGATCAAATCGGCCCAACGCTACATCTTCATCCCCGAAGTTGTCTCCTTCGCCGTCCTTATCATCTCCAAAGAAGTTATCCCCTTCGCCTTCTTTGTCCTCGGAGTCTCAGGCAAAGAGTTCAGAGGATTTGGTGAGAAAGAAGAGCTTTTACCGGCCTCCCCCTCCTCCTCCACCTCCGCCACCAATGATGTACAGGTCATCGACGATGAAAGTCAGTTCTAGTTTGGATAATGATGGAGCTTCATTTGAGAAGAACTTGAATCGAAGCTTCACTACCGAAACAAAGCAGTCTGTTAGGACAATGAGATCAACTGATAGAGAAACTGATCAAACATCATTCAAGACTGAACAGCTGAGACGCGAAAGTGTCAACTTTATGCCAAACGCATCATTTATGCAATTTCCTGAGCAAGATAGGGAAGAATTTGTCGACAAGGTTGTCGTGGAAACTGATGAGGACTCGGGGACTGAATATGATGGGGAGGAGGATGTTATGGGGGAAACTCCATTTATTTCCAACATTGATAGAAGCTCAAACAATGAAGCAGCTGCTGCTTCAATTTCAAGCAGCGTGAGTGATGGAGGACCTGATGTCGACAAGAAGGCTGACGAGTTCATAGCCAAATTCAGAGAGCAAATAAGGCTTCAGAGGATTGAATCAATCAAGAGATCGAGTGCACAAATTAGTCGAAACTCTTCGAGGTGA
- the LOC102617860 gene encoding homeobox-leucine zipper protein HAT4-like — MAEKDDLGLSLSLSFPQNHHSLQLNLMPSSACSTSPSGFSLQKTPWNEALFPPSDPNSESCRAETRSFLRGIDVNRLPSHADNEEEVGVSSPNSTISSVSGKRSEREPNGDELEMERACSRGISDDEDGDTSRKKLRLSKDQSAILEESFKEHNTLNPKQKLALAKQLGLRPRQVEVWFQNRRARTKLKQTEVDCEFLKRCCENLTEENRRLQKEVQELRALKLSPQFYMQMTPPTTLTMCPSCERVAVPPSAAASAVDPARPTHQMAAPNHHRPIPINPWAPAAAIPHGPFDALRPRS; from the exons ATGGCTGAGAAAGATGATCTGGGTTTGAGTCTTAGCTTGAGCTTTCCTCAAAATCACCATTCTTTACAGCTAAATCTCATGCCTTCTTCTGCTTGTTCCACTTCTCCTTCTGGTTTCAGTCTCCAAAAAACCCCTTGGAACGAGGCCTTATTCCCACCTTCAG ATCCAAACTCTGAGTCTTGTCGCGCCGAGACCCGATCATTTCTTAGAGGAATCGACGTGAATCGATTGCCGTCACATGCAGATAACGAAGAAGAAGTGGGCGTCTCATCTCCTAACAGCACGATTTCGAGCGTTAGCGGCAAGAGAAGCGAGCGGGAACCTAATGGAGATGAGCTCGAAATGGAGAGAGCTTGCTCTCGTGGTATCAGCGACGATGAAGATGGTGACACTTCAAGAAAGAAGCTGAGACTTTCTAAAGATCAGTCAGCCATTCTTGAAGAGAGCTTCAAAGAGCACAACACTCTCAACCCA AAGCAAAAGTTGGCGTTGGCAAAGCAGCTTGGTCTCAGACCTAGACAGGTGGAAGTGTGGTTCCAGAACAGAAGGGCAAG GACCAAATTGAAGCAAACTGAGGTTGACTGCGAATTCTTGAAGAGATGCTGTGAGAATCTGACGGAGGAGAACAGGCGGTTGCAGAAAGAAGTTCAGGAGCTGAGAGCACTGAAGCTTTCCCCGCAGTTCTACATGCAAATGACCCCACCCACAACACTTACGATGTGTCCTTCGTGTGAGCGTGTGGCAGTCCCACCATCCgctgcagcatcagccgttgaTCCGGCTAGGCCTACTCATCAGATGGCTGCTCCCAATCATCACAGACCCATCCCCATCAACCCTTGGGCCCCCGCTGCTGCCATCCCTCATGGACCCTTTGATGCACTCCGTCCTCGATCGTGA